A region of Spartobacteria bacterium DNA encodes the following proteins:
- a CDS encoding riboflavin synthase, with translation MFTGIVEATGTVKVHDLAEKWGKIAVEVPDWADKVQDGDSVAVSGICLTVTRKEGAVLHFDVLRETFEKTTLGERAVGDRINLERALRWGQTMGGHILVGHVDGVGECVDIQTVGRDWKFEFTCSPELMDGIVYKGSVGIDGVSLTVAELKESSFVVHIIPFTYEFTTFSNLKVGSHFNLEVDVLGKFVKRLLDRGASLQGISWEALRAEGLINEATSEEE, from the coding sequence ATGTTTACAGGAATTGTGGAAGCAACGGGTACGGTCAAGGTGCATGATCTGGCTGAGAAGTGGGGAAAGATCGCCGTGGAAGTGCCGGACTGGGCGGATAAGGTGCAGGATGGCGACAGTGTGGCGGTTTCTGGTATTTGTCTGACGGTAACACGCAAAGAAGGTGCGGTGCTGCATTTCGATGTGCTGCGGGAAACCTTTGAAAAAACGACGCTGGGCGAGCGCGCTGTGGGCGATCGCATCAATCTGGAACGCGCATTGCGCTGGGGCCAGACCATGGGCGGACATATTCTGGTGGGTCATGTGGATGGCGTGGGCGAATGTGTGGATATTCAGACCGTGGGCCGTGACTGGAAATTTGAATTTACCTGTTCGCCCGAATTGATGGATGGTATTGTCTACAAAGGGTCGGTGGGCATCGACGGCGTGAGCCTGACTGTGGCGGAACTGAAAGAATCCTCCTTTGTTGTGCACATTATTCCCTTTACCTATGAGTTTACAACCTTCAGTAATTTAAAGGTCGGCAGTCATTTCAATCTGGAAGTGGATGTGCTGGGCAAATTTGTAAAACGCCTGCTGGATCGCGGTGCGTCCTTGCAGGGGATCAGCTGGGAGGCTCTTCGTGCTGAAGGACTGATCAATGAAGCGACCTCTGAAGAAGAATAA
- the ribD gene encoding bifunctional diaminohydroxyphosphoribosylaminopyrimidine deaminase/5-amino-6-(5-phosphoribosylamino)uracil reductase RibD yields the protein MEKVPDEHWMRHALNEARRGCGLTRPNPPVGAVIVDPSGRMVADGWHCKAGTDHAEKAALRKAGDAARGCDLYVTLEPCSTHGRTEPCTDWIIRYGIRRVFVGSVDPNPKHAGRGLDVLRAAGIEVAAGVLQKDCNALIAPFSKWILTGKPLVQLKLAASLDGRIADADGRSKWITGPEARDVVQQFRREADAVMVGSGTVLADNPSLLPRPAEGRETWRVLLDTHGRIPLDAKVLTDDASAQTIMICGQNSVSPSHVQSLRETGAEVVLLPEKNGHVDMQDVMTELGRRGLLCVFCEGGSTLAGALIREKIVNELLYFIAPTLIGGDGCAAVGGTGWKMNERPGFFMDSMDAVGSDWLCRGHFDFSNDWKFPEKKFQ from the coding sequence ATGGAAAAGGTTCCTGATGAACACTGGATGCGGCATGCTCTGAATGAGGCGCGTCGTGGCTGCGGTTTGACGCGGCCCAATCCTCCGGTAGGTGCTGTGATTGTTGATCCCTCGGGACGGATGGTTGCCGATGGATGGCATTGTAAAGCCGGCACGGATCACGCTGAAAAGGCGGCCCTGCGCAAGGCGGGCGACGCGGCACGCGGATGTGATCTCTATGTGACACTGGAACCTTGTTCGACTCATGGTCGCACGGAGCCCTGCACCGACTGGATTATTCGCTATGGAATTCGTCGCGTTTTTGTGGGTTCTGTCGATCCCAATCCGAAGCATGCAGGTCGAGGACTGGACGTACTGCGTGCGGCAGGGATCGAGGTGGCTGCAGGGGTTCTGCAAAAGGATTGCAATGCCCTGATTGCGCCCTTTTCCAAATGGATTTTAACGGGAAAACCGCTGGTACAATTGAAGCTGGCGGCGTCGCTGGATGGGCGCATTGCCGATGCGGATGGTCGATCGAAATGGATCACCGGGCCGGAAGCAAGGGACGTGGTTCAGCAGTTTCGACGGGAAGCCGATGCCGTAATGGTTGGCTCAGGAACGGTTCTTGCGGACAATCCTTCGCTGCTTCCCCGGCCTGCAGAAGGACGGGAAACGTGGCGGGTACTGCTCGATACACACGGTCGTATCCCGCTGGATGCCAAGGTGCTGACCGATGACGCATCAGCTCAGACGATCATGATATGCGGACAGAACAGCGTTTCACCATCGCATGTGCAGTCGCTGCGCGAGACCGGGGCCGAGGTGGTTTTGCTGCCTGAAAAGAACGGTCATGTGGATATGCAGGACGTGATGACGGAGCTGGGTCGGCGCGGTTTGCTCTGTGTTTTTTGCGAAGGCGGCAGTACCTTGGCCGGGGCCCTGATCCGAGAGAAAATCGTCAATGAACTGCTTTATTTTATCGCTCCCACACTGATTGGCGGCGATGGATGTGCCGCTGTGGGTGGTACAGGATGGAAAATGAATGAACGCCCCGGATTTTTCATGGATTCGATGGACGCCGTCGGGTCGGACTGGTTGTGCCGGGGTCATTTTGATTTTTCCAATGATTGGAAGTTTCCGGAAAAAAAGTTCCAATGA
- a CDS encoding DUF89 family protein has translation MKSQLRCFPCFVKQALDVAAFSMQDEEMQEKLVRDVLAMLAVIDTNRTPPEIAYEIHCAVRQLTGSDKDAYRHLKKQSTELALAMLDDLRADVLASDHPLERACRYAIAGNIIDFGVALDPDYHYFEKIIRSASDQTMDAEWDEFTAALDAAENVLYLADNAGEIVLDRLLIEQIGPERVTFAVKSRPTLNDATMEDAREGGLCELVNVVETGSGIPGTFLDDCSEAFCALFARADVIISKGQANYETLSEKSGNIYYCLKVKCPAIGDHIGAKEGSLVIRKHQDRKG, from the coding sequence ATGAAATCCCAATTACGCTGTTTCCCCTGTTTTGTAAAACAGGCGCTGGACGTTGCTGCTTTTTCTATGCAGGACGAGGAAATGCAGGAGAAACTGGTGCGAGATGTGCTCGCAATGCTGGCTGTCATTGATACGAACCGTACGCCGCCGGAGATCGCCTATGAGATTCATTGCGCGGTGCGCCAGCTGACAGGATCGGACAAGGATGCGTATCGGCATTTGAAAAAGCAGTCCACAGAATTGGCGCTGGCCATGCTGGATGACTTACGGGCCGATGTACTGGCATCGGATCACCCGTTGGAACGGGCCTGTCGGTATGCCATTGCCGGGAATATCATTGATTTTGGTGTGGCGCTGGATCCGGACTACCATTATTTTGAGAAAATCATTCGCAGTGCATCGGATCAGACGATGGACGCGGAATGGGACGAGTTTACAGCGGCGCTGGATGCAGCGGAGAATGTGCTGTATTTGGCAGATAATGCGGGTGAAATTGTGCTGGATCGGTTGCTGATCGAACAGATCGGACCCGAGCGCGTAACATTTGCAGTGAAGAGCCGTCCTACACTCAACGATGCCACCATGGAAGATGCGAGGGAAGGCGGTCTGTGCGAACTGGTAAATGTGGTGGAAACTGGTTCGGGTATTCCCGGCACGTTTTTGGATGATTGTTCGGAAGCTTTTTGTGCGTTATTTGCCCGTGCGGACGTGATTATTTCCAAAGGGCAGGCTAACTACGAAACGTTATCAGAGAAATCGGGTAATATTTATTATTGTCTGAAAGTAAAATGTCCGGCAATTGGTGATCACATTGGTGCTAAGGAAGGGTCTTTGGTGATCAGAAAACATCAGGACAGGAAAGGCTAA
- a CDS encoding aspartate 1-decarboxylase codes for MQRTMLKSKIHLATLTGLKLDYEGSIAIDEDLLDMADMLPGEQCHVLNANNGTRLVTYVIPAERGSRTFMLNGPAARLGVPGDKVVIITYASMNEAELAAYAPRVLLMDENNDPRKKV; via the coding sequence ATGCAGCGTACGATGTTGAAATCAAAAATCCATCTGGCCACGCTGACCGGATTAAAACTGGATTACGAAGGCAGTATTGCCATTGATGAAGACCTGCTCGATATGGCGGACATGCTTCCGGGCGAACAGTGTCATGTGTTGAATGCGAACAACGGGACGCGGCTGGTTACGTACGTGATTCCCGCCGAACGCGGCTCTCGCACATTCATGCTGAACGGGCCTGCGGCCCGTCTGGGCGTACCCGGCGACAAGGTGGTTATTATCACCTATGCGTCGATGAATGAAGCGGAGCTGGCAGCCTATGCGCCCCGGGTTCTGCTTATGGATGAAAACAATGATCCACGCAAAAAGGTCTAG